From Meiothermus sp., a single genomic window includes:
- a CDS encoding ammonium transporter, protein MKNFRLLLFLGATLMGLAFAEDLEISAADTAWMLVATGLVLLMTPALAFFYGGMVRSKNALNTMMMSFSALGFVAVAWALLGYTLALSGDGNFIGDLRYLFLNNVGMENKGAIASITIPHMLWMIFQGTFAIITAALISGAVVERMRFPAFLLFITLWSLLVYAPLAKWVWGGGFLADLGAWDFAGGTVVHINSGIAAVVAALVLGARKDFGRQATLPHNVPFVLLGAALLWFGWFGFNAGSAWAASATAGLALTNTILAPAATIVVWSLIDLMRTGRVTAVGLATAIVVGLVVITPAAAFVSPFFALVMGAIGAFPSYYVLLWRAKSGMDDSLDVFAAHGVGGITGAILTGVFAQESVNGLFNGLIAGNPAQVLIQAFAVLIAVVYSAGMTFVLLKLVGAITPLKVAAKEEGVGMDITQHGEEAYTSGEGAILVKSEAPMPVARPKPVGGTD, encoded by the coding sequence GGGGCCACGCTCATGGGCCTGGCCTTTGCCGAAGACCTCGAGATCAGCGCAGCGGACACGGCTTGGATGCTGGTGGCCACCGGTCTGGTGCTGCTGATGACCCCGGCGCTGGCTTTCTTTTATGGCGGAATGGTGCGCTCCAAAAACGCCCTCAACACCATGATGATGAGCTTCTCGGCGCTGGGCTTCGTGGCGGTGGCCTGGGCTTTGCTGGGCTACACCCTGGCCCTGTCGGGCGACGGCAACTTTATCGGCGACCTACGCTACTTATTCCTGAACAACGTGGGCATGGAAAACAAAGGGGCCATCGCGTCCATCACCATTCCCCACATGCTTTGGATGATCTTCCAGGGTACCTTTGCCATCATTACCGCCGCCCTGATCTCGGGCGCGGTAGTGGAGCGGATGCGCTTCCCGGCCTTTTTGCTGTTCATCACGCTGTGGAGTCTCTTGGTCTATGCGCCCTTGGCCAAGTGGGTCTGGGGGGGCGGCTTCCTGGCCGACCTAGGGGCCTGGGACTTTGCCGGTGGCACGGTGGTGCACATCAACTCCGGAATTGCGGCGGTGGTAGCGGCTTTGGTGCTGGGGGCACGTAAGGATTTTGGGCGGCAGGCCACCTTGCCCCACAATGTGCCCTTTGTGCTGCTGGGGGCTGCCCTGCTCTGGTTTGGCTGGTTTGGTTTCAATGCGGGCAGCGCCTGGGCGGCCAGTGCCACCGCCGGGCTGGCCCTGACCAACACCATCCTGGCCCCGGCGGCCACCATTGTGGTCTGGTCGCTGATTGATCTGATGCGCACGGGCCGGGTAACCGCTGTGGGGCTGGCCACTGCAATTGTGGTGGGCCTGGTGGTGATCACCCCTGCCGCGGCGTTTGTCTCGCCCTTCTTTGCCCTGGTGATGGGCGCAATCGGGGCCTTCCCGAGCTACTACGTGCTGTTGTGGCGGGCCAAGAGCGGCATGGATGACTCGCTCGATGTGTTTGCTGCCCACGGGGTAGGCGGCATCACCGGCGCCATCCTGACCGGGGTGTTTGCCCAGGAGTCGGTGAACGGATTGTTCAACGGCCTGATTGCGGGCAACCCAGCCCAGGTGTTGATTCAGGCCTTTGCAGTGTTGATTGCGGTGGTTTATAGCGCCGGCATGACCTTCGTGCTGCTGAAGCTGGTGGGGGCCATCACCCCGCTCAAGGTTGCGGCCAAGGAGGAGGGGGTGGGGATGGACATCACCCAGCACGGCGAAGAAGCCTACACGAGTGGTGAGGGCGCCATCCTGGTCAAGAGCGAAGCCCCCATGCCGGTGGCCAGACCCAAGCCCGTAGGTGGCACCGATTAA
- a CDS encoding P-II family nitrogen regulator produces the protein MKLIVAIVRTEKLNDVLEALFKAEVRGLSISRVQGHGGETERVETYRGTTVKMELSEKVRLEIGVSDHFVEPTVRAILAGARTGEVGDGKIFVLPVEKVYRIRTGEEDTAAVTPVS, from the coding sequence ATGAAACTGATTGTGGCCATCGTTCGAACCGAGAAGCTCAACGATGTGTTGGAGGCTCTTTTCAAGGCCGAGGTGCGGGGTCTTTCGATCAGCCGGGTACAGGGCCACGGCGGCGAGACCGAGCGGGTCGAGACCTACCGGGGCACCACCGTTAAGATGGAGCTTTCGGAAAAGGTGCGCCTGGAAATCGGCGTTTCCGACCACTTTGTGGAGCCCACCGTGCGGGCCATTCTGGCCGGTGCGCGAACCGGCGAGGTAGGAGACGGCAAAATTTTCGTGCTGCCGGTGGAAAAAGTCTACCGTATCCGCACCGGCGAGGAAGATACCGCGGCCGTGACTCCGGTTTCGTAG
- a CDS encoding aminopeptidase, producing METRFASLLAEYCLNLQSGQSVLIEAEPAALPLLEALQETVLQRGAYPVVQLFPAATSRPFFLYGGEWLNQPPLPQMRLMEDVDASLRIESAQNPLELSEVPPARITQFYAGWKPYRRMRARKRWCLTLYPTAGYAQQAGMSTVAFRAFVERALYLDRPDPIAAWHELSAFQAALIKRLQRVKEIRIQADGTDLRLGVGGRTWINSDGKRNMPSGEVFTGPIESSAEGEVYFNLPVVVSGQRVEGVRLRFREGQVVEAGAELGEEYLRQMLETDPGARYLGELGIGTNFGITHPTGLILYDEKIGGTVHLALGQSYLETGGTNTSSIHWDLILDLRQGGRILADGEVLQEAGRFVGV from the coding sequence GTGGAAACCCGCTTTGCTTCCCTGCTAGCCGAGTACTGCCTGAACTTGCAGTCCGGCCAGAGCGTCCTGATCGAAGCTGAACCTGCTGCGCTGCCCTTGCTCGAGGCCCTGCAAGAGACCGTTTTGCAGCGCGGGGCCTACCCCGTAGTGCAGCTTTTTCCGGCGGCCACCTCGAGGCCCTTTTTCTTGTATGGAGGCGAGTGGCTGAATCAGCCTCCGCTGCCCCAGATGCGCTTGATGGAAGATGTGGACGCCAGTTTGCGCATCGAGAGCGCGCAGAACCCCCTCGAGCTCTCCGAGGTGCCGCCGGCCCGCATCACACAGTTCTATGCCGGCTGGAAGCCCTATCGGCGAATGCGGGCGCGTAAGCGCTGGTGCCTGACCCTCTACCCTACCGCCGGCTATGCCCAACAAGCGGGGATGTCTACAGTAGCCTTCAGGGCGTTTGTAGAGCGGGCTCTCTACCTCGACCGTCCCGACCCTATCGCAGCCTGGCACGAGCTGTCGGCCTTCCAGGCGGCCCTCATCAAGCGGTTGCAAAGGGTCAAGGAAATCCGCATTCAGGCCGATGGAACCGACCTGCGGCTGGGGGTGGGGGGGCGCACTTGGATCAACTCCGACGGCAAGCGCAACATGCCCAGCGGCGAGGTGTTTACCGGGCCCATCGAATCCTCGGCCGAGGGCGAGGTGTACTTCAACCTGCCGGTGGTGGTCTCGGGGCAGCGGGTGGAGGGGGTGCGCCTGCGTTTCCGGGAAGGGCAGGTGGTGGAGGCCGGCGCCGAGCTGGGGGAAGAGTACCTGCGGCAGATGCTGGAGACCGACCCCGGCGCCCGCTACCTGGGCGAGCTGGGCATTGGTACCAATTTTGGCATCACCCACCCTACAGGCCTCATCCTCTACGACGAAAAAATCGGCGGTACAGTGCACCTGGCGCTGGGCCAGAGCTACCTCGAGACCGGCGGCACCAACACTTCCTCGATCCACTGGGACTTGATTCTGGATTTGCGCCAGGGGGGGCGCATTCTGGCCGACGGGGAAGTGTTGCAGGAAGCAGGGCGGTTTGTAGGAGTTTGA
- a CDS encoding E3 binding domain-containing protein: MSEVKITPLARRLAEENGIDWRQIQGTGPDGTVVERDILAFLARVMAGEVSLPPAPEETAPPAGVIPDMAQAQVALQKEGVELGELVPSVSAPPSASALPTLEDIEFDLDLEADTPITPVPSAAEAFEEVPSLAPEPPVVPDFDEPEPLVAAPPLPTLQWEEPEPLPSPVPPNPELADLPPLPTETDLEPPSSPKLIWETQEVTIAPETPAPSPAPLEAGMSFGNIPEPLETPPVASVEQIPQAPSVEELAPPPPAEPLTPPGPEPTVAPPIAPVTPPLTATGLAASPVAEAAPSPKMLRVQAWQRLVQIGPAQDAALTLSEAWHMEVGLDALLYRAADKALSDTQTPLRPTKGRLEGDQLQSLRVAPAQSLRGALDSLRMASDPAEGLVVLSLVDSAFDQVIFPGASTLTLGRATEGRALLTLSGEMHPDLAGNLLERVAYYLERPILLA; the protein is encoded by the coding sequence ATGAGCGAAGTCAAAATCACCCCGCTGGCCCGTCGTCTGGCGGAAGAGAACGGCATAGATTGGCGCCAAATTCAGGGCACCGGCCCCGACGGCACGGTGGTCGAACGGGATATTCTGGCCTTTTTAGCGCGGGTTATGGCCGGGGAGGTCAGCCTGCCGCCGGCCCCCGAAGAAACCGCCCCCCCGGCGGGTGTCATCCCCGATATGGCCCAGGCCCAGGTGGCTTTGCAGAAGGAAGGGGTCGAGCTGGGCGAGCTGGTACCCTCGGTTTCTGCGCCCCCATCTGCCTCGGCCTTGCCCACCCTGGAAGACATCGAGTTTGATCTCGACCTCGAGGCAGACACCCCCATCACCCCGGTACCCTCCGCCGCCGAGGCCTTCGAGGAGGTGCCCTCGCTGGCCCCCGAGCCCCCCGTTGTCCCGGACTTCGACGAACCCGAGCCGCTGGTGGCCGCCCCGCCCCTACCCACACTCCAGTGGGAGGAGCCGGAACCCCTGCCCTCTCCTGTGCCCCCCAACCCCGAGCTGGCCGATTTGCCGCCCCTCCCCACCGAGACCGACCTCGAGCCCCCCAGCAGCCCCAAGCTAATTTGGGAAACCCAAGAGGTCACGATAGCCCCCGAGACGCCCGCCCCCTCACCCGCCCCCCTGGAAGCGGGCATGAGTTTCGGCAACATCCCCGAACCGCTGGAGACCCCGCCCGTTGCATCCGTGGAGCAGATACCACAGGCACCCTCGGTGGAAGAGCTTGCGCCTCCTCCGCCAGCCGAGCCGTTAACACCCCCTGGGCCCGAACCCACGGTAGCGCCCCCCATTGCGCCCGTAACCCCACCCCTTACAGCCACCGGGCTGGCGGCCTCCCCTGTCGCGGAAGCTGCCCCCAGTCCCAAAATGCTGCGGGTGCAGGCCTGGCAACGCCTGGTGCAGATTGGGCCGGCCCAGGACGCTGCCTTGACCCTGAGCGAGGCCTGGCATATGGAGGTGGGGCTGGACGCCCTGCTCTACCGCGCGGCAGACAAAGCCCTGTCCGACACCCAAACCCCCTTGCGCCCCACCAAGGGCCGCCTCGAGGGCGACCAACTCCAGAGCCTGCGGGTGGCCCCCGCCCAGTCGCTGCGGGGTGCGCTGGACTCCTTGCGCATGGCCTCCGACCCCGCCGAAGGGTTGGTGGTGCTCTCGCTGGTAGACAGCGCCTTCGATCAGGTGATCTTCCCCGGCGCCTCCACCCTCACCCTGGGCCGGGCCACCGAGGGCCGGGCTCTGCTCACCCTGAGCGGGGAGATGCACCCCGACCTGGCCGGCAACCTCCTGGAGCGGGTGGCGTACTACCTCGAGCGCCCCATTTTGCTGGCCTAA
- a CDS encoding PEGA domain-containing protein translates to MNRTITLILAFVIAAAMAQLRPQSIIVNPNPPSDLQVRVWVDKDPGKTGNPVYQFGEPIVISVSVTQPAYVYLFSVNSLGQISGILPNAFEQNNLLAAGEVRSFPSPGARYSFNVEPPAGQDRVLAVASRRPLDVSEIVDIQTGRARIQGFDNLARSLSIVVTPIPQQDWVSDEAYYIAQQVVAPPPPPPALGTLVIDSNPSGADILINGLLRGRTPATFSLNPGNYTVELRRLGYQTYRTNVNIPGAGTFRVFANLQPEAPATGTLAVSSNPSGAQVLIDGRVVGNTPLNLTLRPGRYTVVLRLRGYQDFRTSVVVQAGRVTNVFASLVAFTPPQPQPPIVVPVPAVPSGRITYVCEGGRLVVNWVSGNQVQVFYDNAFQTLGLVQTTPELVYSNNIYTWRFGGGVGSFVARGVTVRTGCRPQN, encoded by the coding sequence ATGAACCGAACTATAACCCTGATATTAGCTTTTGTGATTGCTGCAGCAATGGCACAGCTTCGGCCCCAATCTATTATCGTCAACCCTAACCCCCCCTCTGACCTTCAGGTGCGGGTATGGGTAGACAAAGACCCTGGAAAGACTGGCAATCCAGTTTACCAGTTTGGCGAGCCCATCGTCATCAGCGTATCGGTTACCCAACCGGCTTACGTATATTTGTTTAGCGTTAACTCGCTGGGCCAGATCAGCGGTATCTTGCCAAACGCTTTTGAACAAAACAACTTACTAGCTGCAGGCGAAGTTCGCAGCTTCCCTAGCCCGGGTGCGCGGTACAGTTTCAACGTAGAACCACCGGCAGGCCAGGATCGAGTGCTGGCGGTGGCCAGCCGCCGCCCGCTCGATGTATCGGAAATTGTGGACATTCAAACCGGGCGGGCCCGCATCCAGGGCTTTGACAACCTGGCCCGCTCTCTGTCTATTGTGGTTACGCCCATTCCTCAACAGGATTGGGTAAGCGACGAAGCGTATTACATCGCGCAACAAGTGGTGGCTCCTCCACCCCCGCCTCCGGCCTTGGGTACCCTGGTGATAGACTCCAATCCCAGTGGGGCCGACATCCTTATCAACGGCCTATTGCGAGGCCGCACCCCGGCCACCTTCAGCCTGAACCCTGGCAACTACACTGTTGAGCTGCGCCGCTTGGGCTACCAGACCTACCGAACCAATGTCAACATCCCCGGTGCTGGCACCTTCCGAGTATTTGCCAACTTGCAACCCGAGGCCCCGGCCACCGGCACCCTGGCTGTCAGCTCCAATCCGAGCGGGGCTCAGGTCTTGATAGATGGCCGGGTGGTGGGCAATACCCCCCTCAACCTCACCCTGCGGCCTGGGCGCTACACCGTTGTGCTTCGGCTAAGGGGTTATCAAGACTTCCGCACCTCGGTAGTGGTACAGGCGGGTCGGGTGACCAACGTTTTTGCCAGTTTGGTAGCCTTCACGCCGCCCCAGCCACAGCCGCCCATCGTAGTGCCGGTACCCGCAGTGCCTTCAGGGCGGATCACCTATGTATGTGAGGGAGGACGATTGGTTGTCAACTGGGTCAGTGGGAATCAGGTGCAGGTTTTCTACGATAACGCCTTCCAGACTTTAGGCCTAGTACAAACCACACCCGAACTGGTTTACAGCAACAACATCTACACCTGGCGTTTTGGTGGTGGGGTAGGGTCTTTCGTTGCCAGAGGGGTGACGGTTCGTACGGGCTGCAGGCCGCAAAACTGA